A region of Larimichthys crocea isolate SSNF chromosome X, L_crocea_2.0, whole genome shotgun sequence DNA encodes the following proteins:
- the LOC104930249 gene encoding deleted in malignant brain tumors 1 protein-like: protein MWFIMGLPRALFLLLSLQIFTGCTSGTRVTNCDSCHDDAICLESRERGDSFTSPELFCVCKVGFVGNGLTCYNTKLCGDSSCCNQGYHWSQERGCVDIDECSLPDSLCTPLQVCLNTPGSFKCLEFSYKQFDINSTTTVSNSTELEGQIRLANGNSSCSGRVEIFLHGQWGTVCDDSWGLYDAQVVCRQLGCGRAISTQYFGPGIGPIWLDDVMCTGKELKLAECSHPGIGSHNCNHYGDAGVVCEAGSPVRLVNSDNRCSGRVELYHDGQWGTVCDDTWDLNDAQVVCRQVDCGIPLSAPLNAAYGAGSGPIWLDDVNCYGNELSITDCRHRGLGVSNCQHIEDASVVCENVNPTNPPVPSTTPGTKPPQPSTTNQVDITITTTAVSNSTGVEGQIRLANARNSSCSGRVEIFHHGQWGTVCDGSWSLLNAQVVCRQLGCGRVLSAPSGAHFGQGTGPIWLDDVMCAGSESKLTECSHRGIGSHDCGHSEDAGVVCEAASPVRLVNSDNRCSGRVEVLHDGQWGTVCDDNWDLNDAQVVCRQLDCGIARAAPLNAAYGAGSGPIWLDDVNCYGNELSITDCRHPGLGVHNCRHIEDASVVCEIQHPPLQPLQLICGRDKLQIGLDLAGVASSGFDPFSGNLAARNCSQFRVRGDVVWYEVEAREGVCGNTLRTNSTHAIYSNSLFIYPRNVSFGLPARLPFSCAYPLDTDASLNVAISPFLSLAAGISGLGSKAEASMSLFRNSNYTDKYPSGQIILPVGSPLYVGITVEEVDSSFVVILEDCYATHSSNPDDPMRYYVIQNKCPTDRRQVSVTKSGSSLHARFTALLFLLQDEYQDTFLHCSLSLCNQRSSSCVPSCTSRRSRSVSTSEPLKPLTIGPIIWVK from the exons ATGTGGTTCATAATGGGGTTGCCTAGGGCTTTGTTTTTGCTCCTAAGTTTGCAGATTTTTACAGGATGCACTTCAG GGACACGTGTCACAAATTGTGATTCATGTCATGATGATGCCATCTGCCTGGAGTCACGAGAAAGAGGCGATTCTTTCACCAGCCCTGAGCTCTTTTGTGTCTGTAAAGTTGGCTTTGTAGGCAACGGTCTCACCTGCTATAACACAAAACTCTGCGGTGACTCTTCTTGCTGTAACCAAGGTTATCACTGGTCACAGGAAAGGGGCTGTGTCGACATTGACGAGTGCTCCCTCCCAGACTCACTCTGCACACCACTTCAGGTTTGCCTAAACACTCCAGGCTCCTTCAAATGCCTGGAATTTTCCTACAAACAGTTTGATATTAACAGCACAACAACAGTAAGCAATAGCACAGAACTTGAGGGGCAGATCCGTCTGGCTAATGGAAACAGTTCCTGCTCTGGTAGAGTAGAAATCTTCCTCCATGGACAGTGGGGGACAGTGTGTGATGATTCCTGGGGCCTGTATGATGCTCAGGTGGTATGTAGACAGCTGGGCTGTGGCAGGGCAATTTCAACACAATATTTTGGTCCGGGCATAGGGCCCATCTGGTTGGATGATGTCATGTGCACAGGAAAAGAATTAAAACTTGCGGAGTGCAGCCACCCAGGGATTGGATCTCACAACTGCAATCACTATGGGGATGCTGGTGTTGTCTGTGAAG cTGGTTCACCAGTGAGGTTGGTCAACTCTGACAATCGCTGCTCTGGCAGAGTGGAGCTTTACCATGATGGACAGTGGGGGACAGTGTGTGACGATACCTGGGACCTAAATGATGCTCAGGTGGTGTGTAGACAGGTGGACTGTGGCATTCCTCTTTCAGCACCGCTGAATGCAGCTTATGGAGCCGGCAGTGGACCAATCTGGTTGGACGATGTCAATTGTTATGGAAATGAATTATCGATAACAGACTGCAGACATCGAGGTCTGGGGGTCAGCAACTGTCAACACATTGAAGATGCCAGTGTTGTTTGTGAAA ATGTGAATCCAACAAACCCTCCAGTTCCATCAACCACACCTGGTACAAAACCACCACAGCCCTCTACTACCAATCAGGTTGATATCAccatcacaacaacagcagtaaGCAACAGCACAGGAGTTGAGGGGCAGATCCGTCTGGCTAATGCAAGAAACAGTTCCTGCTCTGGTAGAGTAGAGATCTTCCACCATGGACAGTGGGGGACAGTGTGTGATGGTTCCTGGAGCCTGTTAAATGCTCAGGTGGTATGTAGACAGCTGGGATGTGGCAGGGTTCTGTCAGCACCATCGGGTGCTCATTTTGGACAAGGCACAGGGCCCATCTGGTTGGATGATGTCATGTGCGCAGGAAGCGAATCAAAGCTCACGGAGTGCAGCCACCGAGGGATTGGATCTCACGACTGTGGTCACTCAGAGGATGCTGGTGTTGTCTGTGAAG cTGCTTCACCAGTGAGGTTGGTCAACTCTGACAACCGTTGCTCTGGCAGAGTGGAGGTCCTCCATGATGGACAGTGGGGGACAGTGTGTGATGATAACTGGGACCTAAATGATGCTCAGGTGGTGTGTAGACAGCTGGACTGTGGCATTGCTCGTGCAGCACCGCTGAATGCAGCTTATGGAGCCGGCAGTGGACCCATCTGGTTGGACGATGTCAATTGTTATGGAAATGAATTATCAATAACAGATTGCAGACATCCAGGTCTTGGGGTCCACAACTGTCGCCACATTGAAGATGCCAGTGTTGTTTGTGAAA tCCAGCACCCTCCACTTCAGCCTCTTCAGCTCATTTGTGGCCGTGATAAACTCCAAATAGGGCTGGATTTGGCTGGTGTGGCTTCCTCTGGTTTTGACCCATTTTCTGGCAACCTGGCAGCCAGAAACTGCTCGCAGTTCAGAGTGCGTGGTGATGTAGTGTGGTATGAAGTGGAGGCCAGAGAAGGTGTCTGTGGAAACACACTGAGG ACCAACAGCACACATGCCATCTACTCCAACAGTTTATTTATCTACCCCAGAAACGTGTCCTTCGGCCTTCCTGCTCGTCTTCCCTTCTCCTGTGCTTATCCTCTGGATACAGACGCAAGCCTGAACGTGGCTATCAGTCCATTCCTGTC GCTGGCAGCTGGCATTTCAGGCTTGGGCTCCAAAGCCGAAGCCTCCATGTCTCTGTTCCGCAACTCCAACTACACTGACAAGTATCCATCAGGCCAAATCATCTTGCCAGTGGGTTCACCATTGTACGTGGGCATcactgtggaggaggtggattCATCCTTTGTCGTCATTCTGGAGGATTGCTATGCCACACACTCATCAAACCCTGATGATCCCATGCGATACTATGTCATCCAGAACAA GTGTCCCACTGACCGCAGACAGGTGTCAGTGACTAAGAGCGGCTCGTCCCTCCATGCTCGCTTCACTGCCCTGCTCTTCCTGCTCCAGGATGAATACCAAGACACTTTCCTTCATTGCAGCCTCAGCTTGTGTAACCAAAGGAGCTCCTCTTGTGTTCCA TCTTGCACAAGTCGGAGGTCCCGCTCTGTTTCCACCTCTGAGCCTCTGAAGCCCCTCACCATTGGACCAATTATCT GGGTCAAGTAA
- the slc26a11 gene encoding sodium-independent sulfate anion transporter, with amino-acid sequence MSQSLLGRVSAVGWGCCSYSTLKSCLPILSWLPRYKLKWLQMDLLAGLTVGLTAVPQALAYAEVAGLPVQYGLYSAFMGGFIYALLGTSKDVTLGPTAIMSLLCFSVVGGHPHQAVLLSLLCGLIQAIMALLRLGFLLDFISFPVIKGFTCAAAVTISFGQVKNILGLQDIPHDFILEVYYTFYRIPEARIGDVVLGLLCLSLLVMLMLMKKSLGSDDIPYSTSSRFARKLVWTVATMRNALVVVAATLVAFSWNGYGHQVFTITGETSRGLPPFRPPPTTYITDNGTVVSFGEIVEGFGEDLVVIPFMGLLESIAIAKAFASQNDYRIDANQELLAIGVTNIMGSFVSGYPVTGSFGRTAVNSQTGVCTQAGGIVTSVIVLLSLAFLMPAFYYIPKASLAAVVICAVAPMMDYQVVANMWRIRKLDLLPFFVTFLMSFWQVQYGIVGGIAVSGALLLYNTARPQIKVSDHGVLVMELGSGLSFPATEHLSHIMHTQALQASPPRSVILDCHHVSIIDYSVISEIRDLLRQFKLRKVRLYFARLQPSVLKVLLAADLQDLVYTHSVDAALQMESGTSSMTDANFVQSQNGEEMFDAEQKEFSNSADQ; translated from the exons ATGTCGCAGTCGCTGCTGGGACGAGTGTCAGCCGTCGGCTGGGGATGCTGCTCCTACAGCACCCTGAAGTCCTGCCTGCCCATCCTCTCCTGGCTGCCCAGGTACAAGCTGAAGTGGCTTCAGATGGATCTGCTCGCAGGCCTCACAGTCGGGCTGACGGCTGTACCTCAGGCGCTGGCTTATGCTGAAGTGGCTGGCCTTCCTGTGCAG TACGGCCTCTACTCTGCCTTCATGGGGGGGTTCATCTATGCCCTTCTGGGAACCTCTAAGGATGTGACACTGGGTCCCACGGCCATCATGTCCctcctgtgtttctctgtggtgGGGGGGCACCCACACCAAGCCGTGCTGCTCAGTCTCCTCTGTGGACTCATCCAAGCTATAATGGCATTACTGAGATTAG GTTTCCTGCTGGACTTTATCTCTTTCCCGGTAATAAAAGGCTTCACTTGTGCTGCTGCGGTAACCATCAGCTTTGGCCAAGTGAAG aATATTCTGGGACTCCAGGACATTCCCCATGACTTCATCCTGGAGGTTTACTACACCTTTTACAGGATCCCAGAAGCCAGGATAGGTGATGTGGTATTGGgactgctctgtctctctctcctggtcatGTTGATGTTAATGAAGAAGAGTCTGGGCTCTGATGACATTCCTTACTCCACTTCCTCAAGATTCGCCAGGAAACTAGTGTGGACTGTCGCTACCA TGCGTAATGCTCTGGTAGTCGTGGCTGCAACCCTTGTAGCATTTTCCTGGAATGGTTATGGTCATCAGGTGTTTACAATCACTGGGGAAACTTCCCGGGGGCTCCCACCATTCAGGCCCCCACCCACCACTTACATCACAGACAATGGCACTGTCGTCTCTTTTGGAGAGATTGTAGAG GGCTTTGGGGAAGACCTTGTTGTAATTCCCTTCATGGGTCTGTTGGAGAGCATTGCTATTGCAAAAGCTTTTG CCAGTCAAAACGACTACAGAATCGATGCCAATCAGGAGCTGTTGGCAATCGGTGTGACCAACATCATGGGTTCCTTTGTGTCAGGATACCCTGTTACTGGCAGCtttgggag GACAGCAGTGAACTCCCAGACTGGTGTTTGCACTCAAGCTGGAGGTATCGTCACCA GTGTGATAGTGTTGCTTTCCCTGGCGTTCCTCATGCCGGCCTTCTACTACATCCCCAAAGCTTCTCTGGCTGCTGTTGTCATCTGTGCGGTAGCTCCAATGATGGATTACCAAGTTGTGGCTAACATGTGGAGGATACGCA AACTGgacctgctgcctttttttgtgACGTTCCTGATGAGTTTCTGGCAGGTGCAGTACGGCATTGTGGGAGGTATAGCTGTATCTGGAGCCCTGCTGCTGTACAATACGGCAAGACCACAGATAAAG GTGTCTGATCATGGTGTGCTAGTGATGGAGTTGGGCAGTGGACTCAGCTTTCCTGCCACAGAGCACCTCAGCCACATCATGCACACTCAGGCTCTGCAGG CGTCTCCTCCACGGTCAGTGATCCTGGACTGCCACCATGTCAGCATCATAGATTACTCAGTGATCAGCGAGATCAGGGACCTTCTGAGGCAGTTCAAACTCAGAAAAGTGCGACTGTATTTTGCCAGATTGCAG CCCTCTGTTCTGAAGGTTCTTCTCGCAGCTGATCTGCAGGACCttgtatatacacacagtgtgGATGCAGCACTGCAGATGGAGTCGGGAACCTCCTCAATGACTGATGCAAACTTTGTCCAATCCCAGAATGGAGAGGAGATGTTTGATGCGGAACAGAAGGAATTTAGCAACAGCGCTGATCAGTGA
- the sgsh gene encoding N-sulfoglucosamine sulfohydrolase has translation MLCEVFFLLLTSGHVAQSQRRNVLLIIADDAGFETEVYNNSVVHTPHLRALAQRSLVFRNAFTSVSSCSPSRSTILTGLPQHQNGMYGLHQGVHHFNSFDGVQSLPLLLSKANIHTGIIGKKHVGPGSVYPFDFAYTEENSSVLQVGRNITRIKLLVRKFFKTHKEEAFERRQKTEENKDKEEERPFLLYVAFHDTHRCGHSQPQYGAFCEKFGNGEMGMGRIPDWKPEYYTPEQVKVPPFVQDTPAARADLAAQYTTVSRLDQGIGLVLQELRDAGYENDTLVIYSSDNGIPFPNGRTNLYHSGTAEPMLVSSPEHRERWGDTSQAYVSLLDITPTILDWFSVPYPFYSLPGSSTTPVHLTGRSLLPALVTEPSNWRTVYASQSLHEVTMYYPMRSVHQGAYHLLHNLHYRMPFPIDQDLYMSPTFQDLLNRTRLSEPTYWFKSLKQYYYRERWELYDSRADPLETRNLVSDPSYSAVLESLRQSLEKWQWETGDPWVCGPDYVLEDKLEPHCRPLYNEL, from the exons ATGCTGTGTGAggtgtttttcctcttgttgACTTCAGGTCATGTCGCTCAGTCACAGAGGAGAAATGTCCTTCTGATAATTG CTGATGACGCAGGCTTTGAGACAGAGGTGTATAACAACTCTGTCGTCCACACCCCTCACCTGCGTGCTCTGGCCCAGCGTAGCCTAGTGTTTAGAAATGCCTTCACCTCTGTCAGCAGCTGCTCTCCCAGCCGCTCCACCATTCTCACTGGTCTGCCacag CACCAGAACGGCATGTACGGTCTTCATCAGGGCGTTCACCACTTCAACTCGTTTGATGGAGTACAAAGTCTGCCGCTGCTCCTCAGCAAAGCTAACATACACACAG GTATAATTGGGAAGAAGCACGTCGGCCCTGGATCTGTGTACCCTTTTGATTTTGCGTACACAGAGGAGAACAGCTCTGTCCTCCAGGTGGGGAGGAACATCACCCGCATCAAACTCCTGGTCCGCAAGTTTTTCAAGACTCATAAAGAAGAGGCCTTTGAGCGAAGgcaaaagacagaagagaataaagacaaagaggaagagaggccgTTTTTACTTTATGTTGCCTTCCACGACACCCACCGATGTGGACACTCGCAGCCCCAGTATGGAGCGTTCTGTGAGAAGTTTGGGAATGGTGAAATGGGAATGGGTAGAATACCTGACTGGAAACCAGAATATTACACACCAGAACAAGTAAAG GTTCCTCCTTTTGTGCAGGACACACCTGCGGCACGGGCTGACTTGGCTGCCCAGTACACCACAGTTAGCAGGCTGGACCAAG GTATCGGTTTGGTTCTTCAGGAGCTCAGGGATGCTGGCTACGAGAATGACACTCTGGTTATTTATAGCTCAGACAACGGCATCCCCTTCCCGAATGGCAGAACCAACCTGTATCACTCTGGGACTGCAGAGCCCATGCTGGTGTCCTCTCCAGAGCACAGGGAGCGATGGGGAGACACCAGTCAGGCCTATGTCAGTCTGCTGG ACATCACTCCCACCATTCTGGACTGGTTCTCTGTTCCTTACCCATTCTACAGCCTCCCTGGGAGCTCGACCACCCCGGTGCACCTCACCGGTCGCTCCTTACTGCCCGCTCTTGTCACTGAGCCCAGCAACTGGCGCACCGTCTACGCCAGCCAGTCCCTCCACGAG GTGACCATGTACTACCCAATGCGCTCAGTACACCAGGGGGCGTACCACCTTCTCCACAACCTACACTACCGCATGCCTTTCCCCATCGACCAGGACCTGTACATGTCACCCACTTTCCAGGACCTATTGAACCGCACCAGGCTGAGTGAGCCGACATACTGGTTCAAAAGCCTGAAGCAGTATTACTACAGAGAGCGCTGGGAGCTGTATGACTCCAG GGCGGACCCACTGGAAACGAGGAACCTGGTATCAGACCCGTCCTACAGCGCCGTGCTGGAGAGCCTGAGGCAGAGTCTGGAGAAGTGGCAGTGGGAGACTGGGGACCCCTGGGTCTGTGGACCTGACTACGTCCTGGAGGACAAACTAGAGCCGCACTGCAGACCACTCTACAATGAACTCTAA
- the npb gene encoding neuropeptide B, giving the protein MERSVRFAVVCVAVSLLISCHPVEAWYKQSTGPSYYSVGRASGLLSGIRRSPYVRRSESEETLMESGETAGNNVIPETNRQISILKSMAICVKDISPNLKSCELLRDGTGTFQCKADVFLTLDSLDCLSA; this is encoded by the exons ATGGAGAGGTCAGTCAGGTTTGCCGTGGTGTGCGTCGCAGTATCTCTGCTCATCTCCTGCCATCCAGTCGAAGCCTGGTACAAGCAGTCGACCGGACCCAGTTACTACTCGGTGGGTCGTGCCTCCGGTTTGCTGTCCGGTATCAGGAGGTCGCCATACGTCCGGAGGTCCGAGTCCGAAGAGACGCTGATGGAGAGCGGGGAGACAGCAGGTAACAACGTGATTCCAGAGACTAACAGGCAGATCTCCATCCTCAAAAGCATG GCTATCTGCGTGAAAGACATCTCTCCAAACCTAAAGAGCTGCGAGCTGCTGCGGGACGGGACGGGCACCTTCCAGTGCAAGGCGGATGTCTTCCTCACCCTGGACTCTCtggactgtctgtctgcatga